A window of the Megalopta genalis isolate 19385.01 chromosome 2, iyMegGena1_principal, whole genome shotgun sequence genome harbors these coding sequences:
- the LOC117225439 gene encoding interference hedgehog isoform X3, translating into MQPMPSLCGVVVTLLHVLVSYAHEQRQDSGMSFTRHPQPLDAPLGDEVNFECNLNLPAERFAWRHRRLNSDKWVPVLHTPSNGGKTSRHVVNFDDESKAGDYRCIAFYGTSLGLASDPARLTLATLQKFTDKNDVVIHVAAGNTVPITCPVPYSAPEAIVQFYKDNKLIPNVNGKTMIIENAKVSDSGNYHCTASNYITSQLFTSNRKTILNVHANPTFQTPYFIKQPQTEYKVLRGKNVTLECFGAGYPVPSVTWSRLSSPLPTNSVKTVMGLTIMNVQSTDRGEYDCMWSSKGGHIKSVIILKVMEPPKIVKPPKASTFSEGGELELSCSVTGEPYPKVEWLINGESLTPNDNLEIKGSTLVISEVEKKHAGIVQCAASNDYGSDSGDNLLRVNPKQHIGTTESRPDYGIPNSRHKHTRGGGRRRSKDGKRKGTAVLVPPNQPNVTRLSDMSVMVRWSVPENTGLPIQFFKVQYRELGPKINGKPGKWNTANSEIPNHVGSFEVTELQPNHTYRFRIAAVYSNNDNKLSPNSVRFHLNKSGGFKSNRMPIPLLTNTEALSPHEVLLIWQNPDKSTEIDGYYVYHRASSSAGEYVKTTVEGKDSFNITISHLQPDTTYEFKVQSFSVDAASEFSQILRQKTKKPIVEHHENDNRNDHGSNLTLDSRVRPADDRNANMYAIIGGVVGGSALLGGLTAVAVVYKRTKHKQSRESSQSEGKPITNGRVMNGGVTDSKINITSNPLAGLDTSEDIIQPKVGIYYSILRRLVFPSFSIDRVCCYFNSTRSLHSSLEPLFFRFSSEHRTQRTTVADGNGLVSKRAKQQQQQP; encoded by the exons ATGCAGCCTATGCCGTCCCTATGTGGCGTCGTTGTGACTTTGCTTCACGTTCTGGTCAGTTATGCACACG AACAAAGGCAAGATTCGGGCATGTCCTTTACCCGGCACCCTCAACCTCTGGATGCACCGTTGGGCGACGAAGTGAACTTTGAATGCAATCTGAACCTTCCTGCGGAACGTTTTGCTTGGCGTCATAGACGATTGAACTCAGACAAATGGGTGCCAGTTCTTCACACGCCTAGCAATGGTGGCAAAACGTCCAGGCATGTAGTGAATTTCGATGACGAATCAAAAGCCGGGGATTACCGGTGCATAGCTTTTTATG GCACCAGTTTAGGATTAGCTTCTGACCCAGCAAGATTGACGCTTGCAACTTTGCAGAAGTTCACCGACAAGAACGACGTCGTCATACACGTTGCAGCAGGAAACACAGTACCTATAACATGTCCCGTCCCTTACTCAGCACCAGAAGCTATAGTACAGTTCTACAAAGACAACAAGCTCATACCGAATGTTAACGGGAAGACCATGATCATTGAAAATGCTAAAGTATCGGATAGCGGAAACTATCACTGCACAGCTAGTAATTATATAACCAGCCAATTGTTTACCAGCAATCGTAAAACCATTTTGAACGTACACGCTAATCCTACTTTCCAAACGCCGTACTTCATCAAACAGCCGCAAACCGAATACAAGGTTCTGCGGGGTAAGAATGTTACTTTAGAGTGCTTCGGTGCTGGTTACCCGGTGCCTTCTGTTACGTGGAGTAGATTGAGCAGTCCATTGCCAACGAATTCCGTAAAAACTGTCATGGGCTTAACGATAATGAACGTCCAATCGACAGACAGAGGAGAATATGATTGTATGTGGAGCAGCAAAGGTGGACATATAAAGTCTGTGATCATATTGAAAGTAATGGAACCGCCGAAAATCGTCAAACCACCGAAGGCGTCTACGTTCTCCGAAGGTGGAGAATTGGAGCTTTCCTGCTCGGTAACCGGTGAACCATATCCAAAAGTGGAATGGCTAATCAATGGAGAATCTCTGACGCCAAATGATAATCTAGAGATTAAAGGCTCCACTCTCGTTATCTCGGAAGTTGAGAAAAAACACGCTGGCATAGTTCAATGTGCTGCGAGCAATGATTACGGTTCAGACTCCGGCGACAATTTATTGAGGGTCAACCCGAAACAACATATTGGTACGACTGAATCGCGGCCAGATTATGGGATTCCTAATTCAAGGCACAAGCACACGAGGGGAGGGGGTAGGAGGAGAAGCAAAGATGGAAAGCGCAAAGGCACTG CAGTTCTGGTACCACCGAATCAACCTAATGTCACGAGACTATCAGATATGTCCGTGATGGTAAGATGGTCTGTACCTGAGAACACAGGATTACCGATTCAGTTTTTCAAGGTTCAATACCGAGAGCTTGGACCAAAAATAAATGGCAAGCCAGGAAAGTGGAATACTGCGAACTCTGAGATACCGAATCATGTGGGTTCGTTTGAGGTCACTGAACTGCAACCTAATCATACGTACCGGTTCAGGATTGCTGCAGTTTATTCAAACAATGATAATAAACTCAGCCCGAATTCGGTTCGCTTCCATCTGAACAAAAGTGGCGGGTTCAAGAGCAACAGAATGCCCATACCGTTGTTAACAAACACTGAAGCTTTAAGCCCACATGAAGTGTTGCTTATCTGGCAAAATCCAGATAAATCAACAGAGATTGATGGCTACTATGTGTACCATCGAGCCTCGTCATCTGCTGGGGAATATGTGAAAACTACGGTCGAAGGAAAGGACTCTTTCAATATAACTATATCTCATTTGCAACCCGATACAACGTATGAGTTTAAGGTGCAGAGTTTCTCGGTGGACGCCGCGTCGGAATTCTCGCAGATTCTCCGGCAGAAGACGAAGAAGCCAATCGTAGAGCACCACGAGAATGATAATCGTAATGATCACGGTAGCAATCTGACGTTAGATAGTCGGGTAAGGCCTGCGGACGATAGAAACGCGAACATGTATGCAATAATAGGCGGGGTCGTTGGCGGATCAGCTCTACTAGGTGGTCTAACTGCAGTAGCAGTAGTGTACAAGAGGACTAAACACAAACAGAGTCGGGAATCTTCGCAGAGCGAAG GGAAACCTATTACAAATGGAAGAGTAATGAACGGTGGAGTCaccgattcgaagataaatataACGTCAAACCCGCTCGCTGGTCTCGACACATCTGAAGATATAATACAGCCTAAGGTCGGTATTT ACTATTCGATATTAAGGAGACTAGTCTTTCCTAGCTTTAGCATTGATCGCGTGTGCTGCTACTTTAATTCTACTCGCTCTCTGCACTCTTCTCTGGAGCCgcttttctttcgtttttcttCCGAGCACCGTACAC AGCGGACAACAGTCGCCGATGGAAATGGCCTCGTTTCTAAACGGGcaaaacaacaacagcaacaaccatAA
- the LOC117225439 gene encoding interference hedgehog isoform X1, whose translation MWIVSCGIVTVEIVRDLVHCYCSLDHPDLSAFWLATTRLGHESGNQTLDPGSTNECVKMQPMPSLCGVVVTLLHVLVSYAHEQRQDSGMSFTRHPQPLDAPLGDEVNFECNLNLPAERFAWRHRRLNSDKWVPVLHTPSNGGKTSRHVVNFDDESKAGDYRCIAFYGTSLGLASDPARLTLATLQKFTDKNDVVIHVAAGNTVPITCPVPYSAPEAIVQFYKDNKLIPNVNGKTMIIENAKVSDSGNYHCTASNYITSQLFTSNRKTILNVHANPTFQTPYFIKQPQTEYKVLRGKNVTLECFGAGYPVPSVTWSRLSSPLPTNSVKTVMGLTIMNVQSTDRGEYDCMWSSKGGHIKSVIILKVMEPPKIVKPPKASTFSEGGELELSCSVTGEPYPKVEWLINGESLTPNDNLEIKGSTLVISEVEKKHAGIVQCAASNDYGSDSGDNLLRVNPKQHIGTTESRPDYGIPNSRHKHTRGGGRRRSKDGKRKGTAVLVPPNQPNVTRLSDMSVMVRWSVPENTGLPIQFFKVQYRELGPKINGKPGKWNTANSEIPNHVGSFEVTELQPNHTYRFRIAAVYSNNDNKLSPNSVRFHLNKSGGFKSNRMPIPLLTNTEALSPHEVLLIWQNPDKSTEIDGYYVYHRASSSAGEYVKTTVEGKDSFNITISHLQPDTTYEFKVQSFSVDAASEFSQILRQKTKKPIVEHHENDNRNDHGSNLTLDSRVRPADDRNANMYAIIGGVVGGSALLGGLTAVAVVYKRTKHKQSRESSQSEGKPITNGRVMNGGVTDSKINITSNPLAGLDTSEDIIQPKVGIYYSILRRLVFPSFSIDRVCCYFNSTRSLHSSLEPLFFRFSSEHRTQRTTVADGNGLVSKRAKQQQQQP comes from the exons ATGTGGATTGTTTCGTGTGGTATCGTAACAGTAGAGATCGTTCGAGATTTAGTACACTGTTATTGTTCTCTCGATCATCCAGATCTTTCCGCATTTTGGTTGGCAACGACACGGCTAGGTCATGAAAGCGGAAACCAGACTCTCGATCCTGGCTCGACGAACG AATGTGTCAAGATGCAGCCTATGCCGTCCCTATGTGGCGTCGTTGTGACTTTGCTTCACGTTCTGGTCAGTTATGCACACG AACAAAGGCAAGATTCGGGCATGTCCTTTACCCGGCACCCTCAACCTCTGGATGCACCGTTGGGCGACGAAGTGAACTTTGAATGCAATCTGAACCTTCCTGCGGAACGTTTTGCTTGGCGTCATAGACGATTGAACTCAGACAAATGGGTGCCAGTTCTTCACACGCCTAGCAATGGTGGCAAAACGTCCAGGCATGTAGTGAATTTCGATGACGAATCAAAAGCCGGGGATTACCGGTGCATAGCTTTTTATG GCACCAGTTTAGGATTAGCTTCTGACCCAGCAAGATTGACGCTTGCAACTTTGCAGAAGTTCACCGACAAGAACGACGTCGTCATACACGTTGCAGCAGGAAACACAGTACCTATAACATGTCCCGTCCCTTACTCAGCACCAGAAGCTATAGTACAGTTCTACAAAGACAACAAGCTCATACCGAATGTTAACGGGAAGACCATGATCATTGAAAATGCTAAAGTATCGGATAGCGGAAACTATCACTGCACAGCTAGTAATTATATAACCAGCCAATTGTTTACCAGCAATCGTAAAACCATTTTGAACGTACACGCTAATCCTACTTTCCAAACGCCGTACTTCATCAAACAGCCGCAAACCGAATACAAGGTTCTGCGGGGTAAGAATGTTACTTTAGAGTGCTTCGGTGCTGGTTACCCGGTGCCTTCTGTTACGTGGAGTAGATTGAGCAGTCCATTGCCAACGAATTCCGTAAAAACTGTCATGGGCTTAACGATAATGAACGTCCAATCGACAGACAGAGGAGAATATGATTGTATGTGGAGCAGCAAAGGTGGACATATAAAGTCTGTGATCATATTGAAAGTAATGGAACCGCCGAAAATCGTCAAACCACCGAAGGCGTCTACGTTCTCCGAAGGTGGAGAATTGGAGCTTTCCTGCTCGGTAACCGGTGAACCATATCCAAAAGTGGAATGGCTAATCAATGGAGAATCTCTGACGCCAAATGATAATCTAGAGATTAAAGGCTCCACTCTCGTTATCTCGGAAGTTGAGAAAAAACACGCTGGCATAGTTCAATGTGCTGCGAGCAATGATTACGGTTCAGACTCCGGCGACAATTTATTGAGGGTCAACCCGAAACAACATATTGGTACGACTGAATCGCGGCCAGATTATGGGATTCCTAATTCAAGGCACAAGCACACGAGGGGAGGGGGTAGGAGGAGAAGCAAAGATGGAAAGCGCAAAGGCACTG CAGTTCTGGTACCACCGAATCAACCTAATGTCACGAGACTATCAGATATGTCCGTGATGGTAAGATGGTCTGTACCTGAGAACACAGGATTACCGATTCAGTTTTTCAAGGTTCAATACCGAGAGCTTGGACCAAAAATAAATGGCAAGCCAGGAAAGTGGAATACTGCGAACTCTGAGATACCGAATCATGTGGGTTCGTTTGAGGTCACTGAACTGCAACCTAATCATACGTACCGGTTCAGGATTGCTGCAGTTTATTCAAACAATGATAATAAACTCAGCCCGAATTCGGTTCGCTTCCATCTGAACAAAAGTGGCGGGTTCAAGAGCAACAGAATGCCCATACCGTTGTTAACAAACACTGAAGCTTTAAGCCCACATGAAGTGTTGCTTATCTGGCAAAATCCAGATAAATCAACAGAGATTGATGGCTACTATGTGTACCATCGAGCCTCGTCATCTGCTGGGGAATATGTGAAAACTACGGTCGAAGGAAAGGACTCTTTCAATATAACTATATCTCATTTGCAACCCGATACAACGTATGAGTTTAAGGTGCAGAGTTTCTCGGTGGACGCCGCGTCGGAATTCTCGCAGATTCTCCGGCAGAAGACGAAGAAGCCAATCGTAGAGCACCACGAGAATGATAATCGTAATGATCACGGTAGCAATCTGACGTTAGATAGTCGGGTAAGGCCTGCGGACGATAGAAACGCGAACATGTATGCAATAATAGGCGGGGTCGTTGGCGGATCAGCTCTACTAGGTGGTCTAACTGCAGTAGCAGTAGTGTACAAGAGGACTAAACACAAACAGAGTCGGGAATCTTCGCAGAGCGAAG GGAAACCTATTACAAATGGAAGAGTAATGAACGGTGGAGTCaccgattcgaagataaatataACGTCAAACCCGCTCGCTGGTCTCGACACATCTGAAGATATAATACAGCCTAAGGTCGGTATTT ACTATTCGATATTAAGGAGACTAGTCTTTCCTAGCTTTAGCATTGATCGCGTGTGCTGCTACTTTAATTCTACTCGCTCTCTGCACTCTTCTCTGGAGCCgcttttctttcgtttttcttCCGAGCACCGTACAC AGCGGACAACAGTCGCCGATGGAAATGGCCTCGTTTCTAAACGGGcaaaacaacaacagcaacaaccatAA
- the LOC117225439 gene encoding interference hedgehog isoform X2 — MWIVSCGIVTVEIVRDLVHCYCSLDHPDLSAFWLATTRLGHESGNQTLDPGSTNECVKMQPMPSLCGVVVTLLHVLVSYAHEQRQDSGMSFTRHPQPLDAPLGDEVNFECNLNLPAERFAWRHRRLNSDKWVPVLHTPSNGGKTSRHVVNFDDESKAGDYRCIAFYGTSLGLASDPARLTLATLQKFTDKNDVVIHVAAGNTVPITCPVPYSAPEAIVQFYKDNKLIPNVNGKTMIIENAKVSDSGNYHCTASNYITSQLFTSNRKTILNVHANPTFQTPYFIKQPQTEYKVLRGKNVTLECFGAGYPVPSVTWSRLSSPLPTNSVKTVMGLTIMNVQSTDRGEYDCMWSSKGGHIKSVIILKVMEPPKIVKPPKASTFSEGGELELSCSVTGEPYPKVEWLINGESLTPNDNLEIKGSTLVISEVEKKHAGIVQCAASNDYGSDSGDNLLRVNPKQHIGTTESRPDYGIPNSRHKHTRGGGRRRSKDGKRKGTAVLVPPNQPNVTRLSDMSVMVRWSVPENTGLPIQFFKVQYRELGPKINGKPGKWNTANSEIPNHVGSFEVTELQPNHTYRFRIAAVYSNNDNKLSPNSVRFHLNKSGGFKSNRMPIPLLTNTEALSPHEVLLIWQNPDKSTEIDGYYVYHRASSSAGEYVKTTVEGKDSFNITISHLQPDTTYEFKVQSFSVDAASEFSQILRQKTKKPIVEHHENDNRNDHGSNLTLDSRVRPADDRNANMYAIIGGVVGGSALLGGLTAVAVVYKRTKHKQSRESSQSEGKPITNGRVMNGGVTDSKINITSNPLAGLDTSEDIIQPKSGQQSPMEMASFLNGQNNNSNNHNNSDTAGTDVNTSYTEPALLQGSLPIEQPL; from the exons ATGTGGATTGTTTCGTGTGGTATCGTAACAGTAGAGATCGTTCGAGATTTAGTACACTGTTATTGTTCTCTCGATCATCCAGATCTTTCCGCATTTTGGTTGGCAACGACACGGCTAGGTCATGAAAGCGGAAACCAGACTCTCGATCCTGGCTCGACGAACG AATGTGTCAAGATGCAGCCTATGCCGTCCCTATGTGGCGTCGTTGTGACTTTGCTTCACGTTCTGGTCAGTTATGCACACG AACAAAGGCAAGATTCGGGCATGTCCTTTACCCGGCACCCTCAACCTCTGGATGCACCGTTGGGCGACGAAGTGAACTTTGAATGCAATCTGAACCTTCCTGCGGAACGTTTTGCTTGGCGTCATAGACGATTGAACTCAGACAAATGGGTGCCAGTTCTTCACACGCCTAGCAATGGTGGCAAAACGTCCAGGCATGTAGTGAATTTCGATGACGAATCAAAAGCCGGGGATTACCGGTGCATAGCTTTTTATG GCACCAGTTTAGGATTAGCTTCTGACCCAGCAAGATTGACGCTTGCAACTTTGCAGAAGTTCACCGACAAGAACGACGTCGTCATACACGTTGCAGCAGGAAACACAGTACCTATAACATGTCCCGTCCCTTACTCAGCACCAGAAGCTATAGTACAGTTCTACAAAGACAACAAGCTCATACCGAATGTTAACGGGAAGACCATGATCATTGAAAATGCTAAAGTATCGGATAGCGGAAACTATCACTGCACAGCTAGTAATTATATAACCAGCCAATTGTTTACCAGCAATCGTAAAACCATTTTGAACGTACACGCTAATCCTACTTTCCAAACGCCGTACTTCATCAAACAGCCGCAAACCGAATACAAGGTTCTGCGGGGTAAGAATGTTACTTTAGAGTGCTTCGGTGCTGGTTACCCGGTGCCTTCTGTTACGTGGAGTAGATTGAGCAGTCCATTGCCAACGAATTCCGTAAAAACTGTCATGGGCTTAACGATAATGAACGTCCAATCGACAGACAGAGGAGAATATGATTGTATGTGGAGCAGCAAAGGTGGACATATAAAGTCTGTGATCATATTGAAAGTAATGGAACCGCCGAAAATCGTCAAACCACCGAAGGCGTCTACGTTCTCCGAAGGTGGAGAATTGGAGCTTTCCTGCTCGGTAACCGGTGAACCATATCCAAAAGTGGAATGGCTAATCAATGGAGAATCTCTGACGCCAAATGATAATCTAGAGATTAAAGGCTCCACTCTCGTTATCTCGGAAGTTGAGAAAAAACACGCTGGCATAGTTCAATGTGCTGCGAGCAATGATTACGGTTCAGACTCCGGCGACAATTTATTGAGGGTCAACCCGAAACAACATATTGGTACGACTGAATCGCGGCCAGATTATGGGATTCCTAATTCAAGGCACAAGCACACGAGGGGAGGGGGTAGGAGGAGAAGCAAAGATGGAAAGCGCAAAGGCACTG CAGTTCTGGTACCACCGAATCAACCTAATGTCACGAGACTATCAGATATGTCCGTGATGGTAAGATGGTCTGTACCTGAGAACACAGGATTACCGATTCAGTTTTTCAAGGTTCAATACCGAGAGCTTGGACCAAAAATAAATGGCAAGCCAGGAAAGTGGAATACTGCGAACTCTGAGATACCGAATCATGTGGGTTCGTTTGAGGTCACTGAACTGCAACCTAATCATACGTACCGGTTCAGGATTGCTGCAGTTTATTCAAACAATGATAATAAACTCAGCCCGAATTCGGTTCGCTTCCATCTGAACAAAAGTGGCGGGTTCAAGAGCAACAGAATGCCCATACCGTTGTTAACAAACACTGAAGCTTTAAGCCCACATGAAGTGTTGCTTATCTGGCAAAATCCAGATAAATCAACAGAGATTGATGGCTACTATGTGTACCATCGAGCCTCGTCATCTGCTGGGGAATATGTGAAAACTACGGTCGAAGGAAAGGACTCTTTCAATATAACTATATCTCATTTGCAACCCGATACAACGTATGAGTTTAAGGTGCAGAGTTTCTCGGTGGACGCCGCGTCGGAATTCTCGCAGATTCTCCGGCAGAAGACGAAGAAGCCAATCGTAGAGCACCACGAGAATGATAATCGTAATGATCACGGTAGCAATCTGACGTTAGATAGTCGGGTAAGGCCTGCGGACGATAGAAACGCGAACATGTATGCAATAATAGGCGGGGTCGTTGGCGGATCAGCTCTACTAGGTGGTCTAACTGCAGTAGCAGTAGTGTACAAGAGGACTAAACACAAACAGAGTCGGGAATCTTCGCAGAGCGAAG GGAAACCTATTACAAATGGAAGAGTAATGAACGGTGGAGTCaccgattcgaagataaatataACGTCAAACCCGCTCGCTGGTCTCGACACATCTGAAGATATAATACAGCCTAAG AGCGGACAACAGTCGCCGATGGAAATGGCCTCGTTTCTAAACGGGcaaaacaacaacagcaacaaccatAACAACAGTGACACAGCTGGAACTGACGTGAACACATCGTATACTGAGCCCGCTCTGCTCCAGGGATCACTGCCTATCGAACAACCTCTGTGA
- the LOC117225439 gene encoding interference hedgehog isoform X4, with translation MWIVSCGIVTVEIVRDLVHCYCSLDHPDLSAFWLATTRLGHESGNQTLDPGSTNECVKMQPMPSLCGVVVTLLHVLVSYAHEQRQDSGMSFTRHPQPLDAPLGDEVNFECNLNLPAERFAWRHRRLNSDKWVPVLHTPSNGGKTSRHVVNFDDESKAGDYRCIAFYGTSLGLASDPARLTLATLQKFTDKNDVVIHVAAGNTVPITCPVPYSAPEAIVQFYKDNKLIPNVNGKTMIIENAKVSDSGNYHCTASNYITSQLFTSNRKTILNVHANPTFQTPYFIKQPQTEYKVLRGKNVTLECFGAGYPVPSVTWSRLSSPLPTNSVKTVMGLTIMNVQSTDRGEYDCMWSSKGGHIKSVIILKVMEPPKIVKPPKASTFSEGGELELSCSVTGEPYPKVEWLINGESLTPNDNLEIKGSTLVISEVEKKHAGIVQCAASNDYGSDSGDNLLRVNPKQHIGTTESRPDYGIPNSRHKHTRGGGRRRSKDGKRKGTAVLVPPNQPNVTRLSDMSVMVRWSVPENTGLPIQFFKVQYRELGPKINGKPGKWNTANSEIPNHVGSFEVTELQPNHTYRFRIAAVYSNNDNKLSPNSVRFHLNKSGGFKSNRMPIPLLTNTEALSPHEVLLIWQNPDKSTEIDGYYVYHRASSSAGEYVKTTVEGKDSFNITISHLQPDTTYEFKVQSFSVDAASEFSQILRQKTKKPIVEHHENDNRNDHGSNLTLDSRVRPADDRNANMYAIIGGVVGGSALLGGLTAVAVVYKRTKHKQSRESSQSEGKPITNGRVMNGGVTDSKINITSNPLAGLDTSEDIIQPKVGI, from the exons ATGTGGATTGTTTCGTGTGGTATCGTAACAGTAGAGATCGTTCGAGATTTAGTACACTGTTATTGTTCTCTCGATCATCCAGATCTTTCCGCATTTTGGTTGGCAACGACACGGCTAGGTCATGAAAGCGGAAACCAGACTCTCGATCCTGGCTCGACGAACG AATGTGTCAAGATGCAGCCTATGCCGTCCCTATGTGGCGTCGTTGTGACTTTGCTTCACGTTCTGGTCAGTTATGCACACG AACAAAGGCAAGATTCGGGCATGTCCTTTACCCGGCACCCTCAACCTCTGGATGCACCGTTGGGCGACGAAGTGAACTTTGAATGCAATCTGAACCTTCCTGCGGAACGTTTTGCTTGGCGTCATAGACGATTGAACTCAGACAAATGGGTGCCAGTTCTTCACACGCCTAGCAATGGTGGCAAAACGTCCAGGCATGTAGTGAATTTCGATGACGAATCAAAAGCCGGGGATTACCGGTGCATAGCTTTTTATG GCACCAGTTTAGGATTAGCTTCTGACCCAGCAAGATTGACGCTTGCAACTTTGCAGAAGTTCACCGACAAGAACGACGTCGTCATACACGTTGCAGCAGGAAACACAGTACCTATAACATGTCCCGTCCCTTACTCAGCACCAGAAGCTATAGTACAGTTCTACAAAGACAACAAGCTCATACCGAATGTTAACGGGAAGACCATGATCATTGAAAATGCTAAAGTATCGGATAGCGGAAACTATCACTGCACAGCTAGTAATTATATAACCAGCCAATTGTTTACCAGCAATCGTAAAACCATTTTGAACGTACACGCTAATCCTACTTTCCAAACGCCGTACTTCATCAAACAGCCGCAAACCGAATACAAGGTTCTGCGGGGTAAGAATGTTACTTTAGAGTGCTTCGGTGCTGGTTACCCGGTGCCTTCTGTTACGTGGAGTAGATTGAGCAGTCCATTGCCAACGAATTCCGTAAAAACTGTCATGGGCTTAACGATAATGAACGTCCAATCGACAGACAGAGGAGAATATGATTGTATGTGGAGCAGCAAAGGTGGACATATAAAGTCTGTGATCATATTGAAAGTAATGGAACCGCCGAAAATCGTCAAACCACCGAAGGCGTCTACGTTCTCCGAAGGTGGAGAATTGGAGCTTTCCTGCTCGGTAACCGGTGAACCATATCCAAAAGTGGAATGGCTAATCAATGGAGAATCTCTGACGCCAAATGATAATCTAGAGATTAAAGGCTCCACTCTCGTTATCTCGGAAGTTGAGAAAAAACACGCTGGCATAGTTCAATGTGCTGCGAGCAATGATTACGGTTCAGACTCCGGCGACAATTTATTGAGGGTCAACCCGAAACAACATATTGGTACGACTGAATCGCGGCCAGATTATGGGATTCCTAATTCAAGGCACAAGCACACGAGGGGAGGGGGTAGGAGGAGAAGCAAAGATGGAAAGCGCAAAGGCACTG CAGTTCTGGTACCACCGAATCAACCTAATGTCACGAGACTATCAGATATGTCCGTGATGGTAAGATGGTCTGTACCTGAGAACACAGGATTACCGATTCAGTTTTTCAAGGTTCAATACCGAGAGCTTGGACCAAAAATAAATGGCAAGCCAGGAAAGTGGAATACTGCGAACTCTGAGATACCGAATCATGTGGGTTCGTTTGAGGTCACTGAACTGCAACCTAATCATACGTACCGGTTCAGGATTGCTGCAGTTTATTCAAACAATGATAATAAACTCAGCCCGAATTCGGTTCGCTTCCATCTGAACAAAAGTGGCGGGTTCAAGAGCAACAGAATGCCCATACCGTTGTTAACAAACACTGAAGCTTTAAGCCCACATGAAGTGTTGCTTATCTGGCAAAATCCAGATAAATCAACAGAGATTGATGGCTACTATGTGTACCATCGAGCCTCGTCATCTGCTGGGGAATATGTGAAAACTACGGTCGAAGGAAAGGACTCTTTCAATATAACTATATCTCATTTGCAACCCGATACAACGTATGAGTTTAAGGTGCAGAGTTTCTCGGTGGACGCCGCGTCGGAATTCTCGCAGATTCTCCGGCAGAAGACGAAGAAGCCAATCGTAGAGCACCACGAGAATGATAATCGTAATGATCACGGTAGCAATCTGACGTTAGATAGTCGGGTAAGGCCTGCGGACGATAGAAACGCGAACATGTATGCAATAATAGGCGGGGTCGTTGGCGGATCAGCTCTACTAGGTGGTCTAACTGCAGTAGCAGTAGTGTACAAGAGGACTAAACACAAACAGAGTCGGGAATCTTCGCAGAGCGAAG GGAAACCTATTACAAATGGAAGAGTAATGAACGGTGGAGTCaccgattcgaagataaatataACGTCAAACCCGCTCGCTGGTCTCGACACATCTGAAGATATAATACAGCCTAAGGTCGGTATTT AG